In Halovivax gelatinilyticus, the following are encoded in one genomic region:
- the csa3 gene encoding CRISPR-associated CARF protein Csa3, whose amino-acid sequence MRTFVSPIGFNTTSVTRAILKQDIEAGDLVVLVRPGEETDTDRAADAIADVEKLLHEIEPEISVDVERIPHDDFSSAVIQCSDLLTAADGSVIVNFGGGARDVLVPLIVATIAHGQNIAGILGYSDIDGQVREWEVPTLPTNVSRGAKQTLITVADQGQPVSISSLEERRESAKSTITRHVNQLESEGLVSCHTEDRSKLVEITLSGRLYLASQFP is encoded by the coding sequence ATGCGGACGTTCGTTTCACCGATCGGGTTCAACACGACCAGCGTCACGCGGGCGATTCTAAAACAAGATATCGAGGCGGGAGACCTTGTTGTGCTGGTTCGTCCCGGCGAGGAGACCGATACCGATCGCGCGGCGGATGCGATTGCAGATGTCGAGAAACTATTGCACGAAATCGAACCGGAAATCTCGGTTGACGTCGAACGGATTCCGCACGATGACTTTTCGTCGGCCGTAATTCAGTGCAGCGACCTTTTGACGGCTGCGGACGGCTCGGTGATAGTCAATTTTGGAGGGGGTGCCCGTGACGTACTCGTTCCACTGATCGTTGCCACAATTGCGCATGGACAAAATATCGCTGGCATCTTGGGTTACAGCGATATCGATGGACAGGTTCGGGAGTGGGAAGTACCCACGCTCCCGACGAACGTTTCCCGTGGTGCGAAACAGACGCTGATCACCGTAGCGGACCAAGGGCAACCGGTGTCGATTTCATCACTCGAAGAGCGACGGGAAAGTGCGAAGAGTACGATCACTCGGCACGTCAACCAACTCGAATCCGAGGGATTAGTATCGTGCCACACCGAAGATCGATCCAAGCTCGTCGAAATCACGCTCAGTGGCCGACTGTACCTCGCATCGCAGTTCCCTTGA
- the cas6 gene encoding CRISPR system precrRNA processing endoribonuclease RAMP protein Cas6, translated as MSQQVHDSQLGSLHCSGLQGRFGGSDRAHHKSLLPNEEYTIRLGIVDPDDEAVFQALVKQLVLEGEEIALTDGTLRVESFESRNVSHEELLTRAGEMDDPSVTIDFQTATCIKEAGEVTTAFPHRWAVLKSLLGKWNRSCPDDLELELDREAVLANVIEKPNVDTLDTHSVLVNRVRNEDGETRNLFLQGFTGEVTFEFKDASESLENAVVAVAQLGEYSGVGSAVARGCGSVSVKVLN; from the coding sequence GTGAGCCAGCAGGTTCACGACTCCCAACTCGGAAGCCTCCACTGCAGCGGCCTTCAAGGCCGATTCGGTGGAAGCGATCGAGCCCACCACAAGAGCCTCCTCCCGAACGAGGAGTACACCATCCGGCTCGGAATCGTCGATCCCGACGACGAGGCAGTGTTCCAGGCACTCGTGAAACAACTCGTGCTGGAAGGCGAGGAAATCGCGTTGACCGACGGCACGTTGCGGGTCGAATCCTTCGAAAGCCGGAACGTGAGTCACGAAGAACTACTCACACGCGCGGGGGAAATGGATGATCCATCAGTGACGATCGATTTCCAGACCGCGACGTGTATCAAGGAAGCTGGAGAGGTTACCACGGCGTTTCCACACCGATGGGCCGTACTGAAGTCGTTGCTCGGAAAGTGGAATCGGTCGTGTCCGGACGATCTGGAGTTGGAACTGGATCGTGAGGCGGTGTTGGCGAATGTGATCGAAAAGCCGAACGTAGACACACTCGATACACATAGCGTCTTGGTGAACAGAGTTCGAAACGAGGACGGAGAGACACGGAATCTGTTTCTTCAGGGATTTACCGGTGAGGTCACGTTCGAGTTCAAAGACGCGAGTGAGAGTCTGGAGAATGCCGTTGTTGCGGTGGCGCAACTTGGGGAGTACAGTGGCGTAGGGAGTGCAGTGGCTAGAGGGTGTGGATCAGTTAGTGTGAAGGTGTTAAATTAA
- the cas10d gene encoding type I-D CRISPR-associated protein Cas10d/Csc3: MSDGSDEEQSGLNDFSSADRGEPNDPKIREKAKSGVASLSGEIFENPDEAFAPDETESDEQEALNEVFKEYLSEIDGKLIEAGWLYLPNKSTEYGKVDQSMLNHTRNLVFFLHRLATQAKPAGLRPISPKELRHLIALAVIHDFHKLRDEDGNRSERFNITIDELEPFVQELGLKEFSADPSEADSALELRDFRSCAVDHHATDNAKPTNVTIRWEEYRPFIRLADGMASSTTPEKAADSRAQKQFRECFPGADVELAHHRIDHVSGIFTSLINTAVNEHLEEEYDHTLLTIYQDGCVYLAPQNRFPKLTDQFVNAIYNQLSKNISDFHPTYSNTDLLAEDIGTVNLGHYSLNPSQFFYAGAQRVTQAIIKKGVNDGSIDEEPTESALKSMELLEDDLDSELYKTSQLYGMARFVSTIRRGILPAFLNDSGMLSDEGLRATGNVLNLPEDVAEELISLPSDVKDRLVSGNKWEFSYAFGQALLEKHGQGKKISEGESKIIENIEDGLDSIADETYWVETLRESYSGGYRSEVVSFIQKHLRIGEESQGEAGALTDTYNQYAESSRRGRICSLCSGGLSDTHNLGDMQPSDDITMIRGGFTNRDPIGSGKRDNRVVCVPCQIELSLRGAASNNRYNGRLFIHLSPDYFYTPFTWRLFNRITNQFTGDNRVRIGRLAEAVSDIEEPEKFNQVLTELTREDGGRPMIDSLSGGFDQEAQYGAQVVGYFKELYDEGTGNDTEFQFFGTFLALAISSYTGMRVYLSASPIPEMRSRDFPEFVKIGGSFTQVTSFYGDSVPLSELQVRLQSAAALIKLGHALQGKTRKDSLFAKYLRVTRNELLPGSYLLKRAAQSSDEGPYIPALMRYAVTLDEQAGIKQYGSNMSDTPHSRITQLADLAYDAIRPASGHGRKPHRVERVFRESVKAVSKTGEQLSRDDYVMLVSGRLQKRLVPEKVKAVYPVSAEMSNAGTPLQERIEEYSEFFVDEILYGIANGRPSQLKRLKNNLADGFFGATLRAESKFYEERDQQNETTDTKTEAE, from the coding sequence ATGAGTGATGGCTCAGACGAAGAGCAAAGTGGGCTCAATGACTTCAGCAGCGCTGATAGAGGTGAACCAAATGATCCGAAGATAAGAGAAAAGGCAAAGTCTGGCGTCGCGTCCCTGTCAGGGGAAATATTCGAGAATCCTGACGAGGCATTCGCTCCCGACGAGACAGAGTCTGACGAGCAGGAAGCGCTCAACGAGGTGTTCAAGGAGTACCTCTCCGAGATAGACGGGAAGCTCATTGAGGCTGGTTGGCTATATCTCCCGAATAAGAGCACCGAATACGGGAAAGTCGACCAATCAATGCTCAACCACACGCGGAACCTTGTATTCTTCCTCCACCGGCTGGCTACTCAAGCAAAACCAGCCGGTCTCAGACCGATTTCTCCGAAAGAGTTGCGCCACCTCATCGCTCTTGCGGTCATTCATGACTTCCACAAACTCCGTGATGAAGACGGGAATCGGTCAGAGCGATTCAACATTACAATTGATGAACTAGAACCTTTCGTTCAAGAACTCGGATTAAAGGAGTTCAGTGCAGACCCTTCGGAAGCAGATTCGGCCCTCGAGCTGCGAGATTTCCGTTCCTGTGCTGTTGATCACCACGCGACCGACAATGCTAAACCGACGAATGTGACGATTCGGTGGGAAGAATACCGACCGTTCATCCGATTAGCAGACGGGATGGCATCCTCGACGACACCAGAAAAAGCGGCGGATTCGAGGGCACAAAAGCAGTTTCGGGAATGTTTCCCAGGTGCAGACGTTGAACTGGCTCATCACCGAATTGATCACGTGAGTGGAATATTCACAAGCTTGATCAATACTGCTGTCAATGAGCACCTTGAAGAAGAATATGATCATACGCTTCTGACTATCTATCAAGATGGGTGTGTATATCTTGCGCCACAAAATCGATTTCCTAAGCTCACTGACCAGTTTGTAAATGCGATTTACAACCAATTGAGCAAGAACATCAGTGACTTTCATCCCACGTACAGTAATACAGATCTTCTTGCTGAAGACATCGGCACGGTAAATCTCGGGCATTATAGCCTAAACCCCTCTCAGTTCTTTTACGCTGGTGCACAACGAGTGACACAAGCAATTATAAAAAAAGGTGTTAATGATGGCTCTATTGATGAAGAGCCAACTGAATCGGCTCTTAAATCGATGGAATTGTTGGAGGATGATCTTGATAGTGAATTATACAAAACAAGCCAGTTGTATGGAATGGCACGATTTGTAAGTACCATCCGAAGAGGAATTCTTCCAGCATTCCTTAATGACTCAGGGATGTTATCTGATGAGGGACTTCGTGCGACCGGTAACGTGCTCAATCTTCCTGAGGACGTTGCAGAAGAACTAATCTCCCTACCTTCGGATGTTAAAGATCGGCTTGTGAGCGGTAATAAGTGGGAATTTTCATACGCCTTTGGACAAGCTCTACTGGAAAAGCACGGTCAAGGAAAGAAAATCAGTGAGGGTGAATCGAAGATCATTGAAAATATAGAGGATGGGCTCGATTCGATCGCAGACGAGACGTACTGGGTGGAGACTCTTCGAGAGAGCTATTCTGGTGGATACCGCTCAGAAGTGGTTTCCTTCATCCAAAAACATCTCCGAATTGGTGAAGAATCACAAGGGGAAGCAGGCGCACTTACAGACACTTACAACCAGTATGCAGAAAGCTCTCGTCGTGGACGCATCTGCTCACTCTGTTCTGGTGGCCTAAGTGATACACACAACCTTGGTGATATGCAGCCATCTGACGACATCACCATGATTCGTGGAGGGTTCACAAACCGCGATCCGATTGGGAGTGGTAAACGAGATAACCGAGTGGTGTGTGTCCCTTGCCAAATCGAACTTTCGCTACGTGGTGCGGCTAGTAACAACCGCTACAATGGCCGACTATTCATTCACCTCTCACCAGATTACTTCTACACACCTTTTACATGGCGACTATTTAACCGGATCACCAACCAGTTTACCGGCGATAATCGTGTTCGAATTGGTCGACTTGCTGAGGCGGTTTCGGATATTGAAGAGCCGGAAAAATTCAATCAAGTGCTGACTGAACTCACACGAGAGGATGGAGGTCGGCCAATGATTGACTCACTTTCCGGCGGTTTTGATCAAGAGGCGCAGTATGGAGCACAAGTTGTCGGGTATTTCAAAGAGTTGTATGATGAGGGCACAGGAAATGATACTGAGTTCCAGTTCTTCGGGACTTTCCTCGCCCTTGCAATCAGTTCCTACACGGGAATGCGAGTGTATCTCAGTGCATCTCCGATCCCGGAGATGCGATCGCGTGACTTCCCAGAGTTCGTAAAGATCGGAGGTAGCTTCACTCAAGTAACATCGTTCTATGGAGATAGCGTTCCACTCTCAGAATTGCAAGTACGACTTCAGTCAGCAGCTGCCCTGATCAAGCTAGGTCACGCACTTCAGGGAAAAACCCGTAAGGACTCGCTGTTCGCGAAGTACCTTCGGGTGACTCGAAACGAGCTGCTCCCGGGGTCGTATCTGCTCAAACGAGCAGCCCAATCCTCAGATGAGGGGCCGTACATTCCCGCCCTGATGAGGTACGCAGTCACGCTGGATGAGCAAGCCGGAATCAAGCAGTACGGTTCAAATATGAGTGATACACCACACAGCCGCATCACACAACTCGCCGATCTCGCCTACGATGCAATCCGTCCCGCAAGCGGACATGGGCGAAAGCCACATCGCGTCGAACGAGTCTTTCGCGAGAGTGTGAAGGCGGTCTCGAAAACAGGAGAACAGCTGAGCCGAGACGACTACGTGATGCTCGTCTCGGGTAGACTTCAAAAACGACTAGTTCCGGAGAAAGTGAAAGCTGTTTACCCAGTCAGTGCAGAAATGTCGAACGCTGGCACACCATTACAGGAACGCATTGAGGAGTATTCCGAATTCTTCGTCGACGAGATCCTCTATGGTATCGCCAACGGCCGTCCCTCGCAGCTGAAACGGCTCAAGAACAACCTTGCCGATGGATTCTTTGGTGCAACGCTCAGGGCAGAATCGAAGTTTTACGAAGAGCGTGACCAACAGAACGAGACCACCGACACGAAAACGGAGGCGGAGTAA
- the cas7d gene encoding type I-D CRISPR-associated protein Cas7/Csc2 → MTNTPGTNYTTILVLRELESHAIFTTNGEDADIASLSVVGDGASIEYSPGIMFMRKQTGSDRRMGKAIQRELLNYEEDDSMEVNNMNPRSVESALYGSAASGDDDVDIGVTSRVMYDTAFSVRDASACIDEKFQNAPGEDYAKGSRSTIREPDFFEPGSLFPCAITLRDATPAEVAFVVAITKRNKRYGAATTRLGRVKNHILGVYTGDEEGPSNRELTANVITSFAAESDYTLSDVVQSPALDIAEASEYVQDAYDAACTEGVAQDPVDQAVVNELVEMAADDELGAIMEAQQPHSAEFIDNAIKTDGD, encoded by the coding sequence ATGACGAACACACCAGGAACCAACTACACGACGATCCTGGTTCTCAGAGAACTCGAAAGTCACGCAATCTTTACGACGAATGGCGAGGACGCTGACATCGCCTCGCTCTCGGTCGTTGGAGATGGCGCAAGTATCGAGTACTCGCCGGGAATCATGTTCATGCGTAAACAAACCGGTAGCGACCGCCGCATGGGCAAGGCCATCCAGCGCGAGCTGCTGAATTACGAGGAAGACGACTCGATGGAGGTAAACAACATGAACCCCCGTTCAGTCGAGTCGGCCCTCTACGGGAGTGCAGCAAGCGGCGACGATGACGTCGATATTGGCGTTACCTCGCGAGTAATGTACGATACGGCGTTTAGCGTACGGGACGCAAGCGCATGCATCGACGAGAAGTTCCAGAACGCACCAGGTGAGGATTACGCGAAAGGCTCCCGTTCGACCATCCGTGAGCCGGACTTCTTCGAACCGGGTTCGCTCTTCCCGTGTGCAATTACGCTCCGAGACGCGACGCCTGCTGAAGTGGCGTTCGTCGTTGCAATCACGAAACGAAACAAGCGCTACGGTGCAGCAACGACTCGGCTTGGCCGCGTCAAAAACCATATCCTCGGCGTGTACACCGGCGACGAGGAAGGCCCTTCGAACCGCGAACTTACGGCAAACGTCATCACGTCGTTCGCTGCAGAGAGCGATTATACGTTAAGTGACGTCGTTCAGTCCCCAGCGCTCGATATTGCGGAGGCGAGTGAATACGTCCAAGATGCGTACGACGCTGCTTGCACGGAAGGGGTTGCACAGGATCCTGTCGATCAGGCAGTTGTGAACGAACTTGTCGAAATGGCTGCAGATGACGAACTTGGGGCTATTATGGAAGCCCAGCAACCGCATTCCGCGGAATTCATCGATAACGCGATAAAAACTGACGGGGACTGA
- the cas5d gene encoding type I-D CRISPR-associated protein Cas5/Csc1: MQVIEATLTTHGKVGFASREVGRMTDTDPCILNTALHYALGLASGRYVDVIHQPTYIEDTADVVDDVYVTPAAPARIERQGTARTEYLTTNRNARSDTYATPNYPATDDPTGRADKNLPTFERERALAPENAFRFYVFPYGQEASEVSTRLPSYIRLGKKRGKGHVSYRIVDAERRSGTFNLGHPLSVYDHDAMPTGGVVMKQMQPTPVWFEGEFDTDHYAIESPFPNESRIRYPAGAKFLATKRDDV; this comes from the coding sequence ATGCAGGTCATCGAAGCAACGCTCACGACGCACGGAAAAGTTGGATTCGCCTCACGAGAGGTGGGTCGAATGACCGATACAGATCCGTGTATCCTGAACACAGCGTTGCACTACGCCCTCGGCCTCGCGAGTGGACGGTACGTGGACGTGATTCACCAGCCAACCTACATCGAAGACACCGCCGATGTAGTCGACGATGTCTATGTCACCCCCGCGGCCCCCGCTCGTATCGAACGGCAAGGGACGGCTCGGACGGAATATCTGACCACGAATCGAAACGCTCGAAGCGACACCTACGCGACGCCCAACTACCCGGCCACTGACGATCCAACAGGTCGAGCTGACAAGAATCTCCCGACGTTCGAGCGGGAACGGGCGTTAGCACCCGAGAATGCGTTCCGTTTCTACGTCTTTCCGTACGGGCAAGAAGCGAGCGAAGTATCTACACGACTTCCATCGTATATCCGACTTGGGAAGAAGCGAGGGAAGGGACATGTCAGTTATCGAATTGTCGACGCCGAGCGCCGATCGGGAACGTTCAATCTCGGACATCCACTGAGCGTATACGATCACGACGCTATGCCGACAGGTGGCGTCGTGATGAAGCAGATGCAGCCGACACCGGTCTGGTTCGAAGGGGAGTTCGACACTGACCACTACGCTATTGAGTCCCCATTTCCGAACGAGTCGAGGATCCGTTATCCGGCCGGGGCGAAGTTTCTCGCAACAAAACGGGACGATGTCTAA
- the cas3 gene encoding type I-D CRISPR-associated helicase Cas3': MEGITPYRHQWALHDALTSREPGIFVNDAPTGGGKTLSWLAPVISAGLSTVAIYPTNALIEDQQRNISELLSDVDGGDDCQLLAVTSETLQNEYAEQFPDASSNGERLSSLLRQAFSGRKPVVLLTNPDIFVLLRREMYHERIGQIKQFEVAVVDEFHRATRKERNTILFLLDEMYDTDESICRLNHLVFLSATSDVRLERQFEEAMVAPYYRVDDVGWRTDPHPAITEETPSTISFGPGELPAAYRAVLPPVDLVIEPAPTFGTAAEVLDNVEVVLERLATGRTVIMLDGVHEIDRVYDLLHGSDLTRVERIDGFHREDVREKIDTFDTLVSNSAVEVGVDFDADQIVFSGHDAASFFQRLGRLRTRPDRSDAFAYAPPYLFHDLEPLSDSLDGQWVDRSEFEKRVKSAYVDSSTPASFDWRYSAVEAYDHVEERVEGAPADDQLAIRKAGWYRIESHFFNEDKGGLSENDLQRIYEVADSALLNTLKTYRGESVQTLVYDQRSQSVQTYNLPYLLRHSDVSFYTRDTFLTHLPDGLVDKVSRLEPYSSGYCIYRGEYDGQSAGGDADQTAGRLFTYKATGELYSLLSDCSRDIRTPKVCTGLEVEVTPSVRGVDVLKDELSTDQILCYPVEGHVSQIQNQYSLGSFGFIYPLLYSEGDAAVAFGHDALYLHCRVQDRIQAESNTFDEVLDF; the protein is encoded by the coding sequence GTGGAAGGTATCACACCGTATCGACACCAGTGGGCCCTCCACGATGCGCTTACATCCCGTGAACCCGGGATATTCGTGAACGATGCCCCCACCGGCGGGGGAAAAACGCTCTCCTGGTTGGCACCGGTAATTTCAGCAGGGCTCTCGACAGTCGCTATCTATCCAACAAACGCACTAATCGAAGACCAACAGAGAAATATTTCTGAGTTATTGAGTGATGTCGATGGTGGGGACGACTGTCAGCTACTGGCCGTCACTAGTGAAACGCTCCAGAACGAATATGCAGAGCAGTTTCCCGATGCCAGTTCTAACGGCGAACGGCTTTCATCCCTACTGAGACAGGCATTTTCAGGCCGGAAGCCCGTCGTTCTCCTCACAAACCCAGACATATTCGTATTGCTTCGTCGAGAAATGTACCATGAGCGAATTGGGCAGATCAAACAATTTGAAGTGGCCGTCGTTGACGAATTTCACCGAGCAACACGAAAAGAGCGGAATACGATACTGTTCCTCCTCGACGAGATGTACGATACCGACGAGTCTATATGTCGATTGAACCACCTCGTTTTCCTGAGTGCAACATCAGACGTGCGCCTCGAACGCCAGTTCGAAGAGGCGATGGTTGCGCCATATTATCGAGTCGACGACGTTGGGTGGCGAACGGATCCGCATCCCGCAATCACAGAAGAAACGCCATCAACGATATCATTTGGACCGGGTGAATTACCCGCAGCATACCGCGCGGTCTTACCACCTGTAGATTTGGTAATCGAGCCAGCACCGACGTTCGGGACCGCGGCAGAAGTGCTTGACAACGTCGAAGTGGTGCTGGAGCGATTGGCCACCGGTCGGACGGTTATCATGCTCGATGGGGTTCACGAAATCGACCGCGTGTATGATCTCTTACACGGTTCGGATCTCACTCGCGTTGAACGGATTGACGGATTTCACCGCGAGGACGTGCGGGAGAAAATCGACACGTTCGACACCTTAGTGAGTAACTCTGCCGTTGAGGTCGGTGTCGACTTCGATGCGGACCAGATCGTATTCTCGGGCCACGATGCTGCAAGCTTCTTCCAGCGACTTGGACGGCTTCGCACCCGTCCTGACCGGTCTGATGCGTTTGCATACGCCCCTCCCTATCTCTTTCACGATCTTGAACCCCTTTCAGACTCTCTCGACGGACAATGGGTTGATCGCTCAGAATTCGAAAAACGGGTCAAATCGGCCTATGTCGATTCGTCCACACCCGCTTCGTTTGACTGGCGGTACTCCGCTGTAGAGGCCTACGATCACGTCGAAGAGCGAGTAGAAGGTGCACCAGCGGATGACCAACTGGCCATTCGAAAGGCTGGCTGGTATCGAATTGAAAGTCACTTTTTCAACGAGGACAAGGGCGGCCTCTCCGAAAACGACCTCCAACGTATCTACGAGGTGGCTGATTCAGCACTTCTCAATACGCTGAAAACGTATCGGGGGGAAAGCGTCCAGACACTCGTTTACGATCAGCGTTCACAGAGCGTTCAAACGTACAATCTCCCGTACCTTCTCCGCCATTCTGACGTTTCATTCTATACCCGAGATACCTTTTTAACTCATCTACCAGATGGGCTTGTTGATAAAGTGTCAAGATTGGAACCGTACAGTAGCGGTTACTGCATTTACAGAGGTGAATACGACGGGCAATCAGCCGGTGGAGATGCTGATCAGACCGCTGGAAGGCTTTTCACGTATAAAGCAACGGGGGAACTCTATAGCCTTCTGAGCGATTGTTCTCGAGATATCCGTACCCCAAAGGTTTGCACTGGTCTAGAGGTCGAAGTGACGCCGAGCGTCAGGGGTGTTGATGTACTAAAGGATGAACTCTCTACCGACCAGATCCTTTGTTATCCGGTCGAAGGGCATGTCTCACAAATTCAGAACCAGTACTCACTCGGTTCATTTGGGTTCATTTATCCACTTCTCTATTCCGAAGGCGACGCAGCAGTGGCATTCGGCCACGACGCCCTGTATCTCCATTGTCGCGTTCAAGACAGAATACAAGCAGAATCTAACACGTTCGACGAGGTGCTCGATTTTTGA
- the cas4 gene encoding CRISPR-associated protein Cas4, whose product MSSPTTVGQRDELVHVSALNEYVYCPRRFYYQRYHDEIGTPYELIDGRSKHQNQSNRGGWVTERYFRSDELKLHGKIDLIESDSEVLTPVERKRSESGQYYPSDEVQLTGYCMLLEDALDEPVNVGYIYLYSTDTRHAIRIKERHRETVRKIVSRITEMTVNSLPPFTDNPKKCEACSARQYCMPYETALLEPEKAQGTGWEDRV is encoded by the coding sequence TTGAGTTCGCCAACAACCGTCGGACAACGAGACGAACTCGTTCACGTTAGCGCGTTGAATGAATACGTGTACTGTCCACGTCGGTTCTACTATCAGCGATATCACGACGAAATCGGTACTCCGTACGAACTCATTGACGGTCGATCGAAACACCAGAACCAATCAAACAGAGGGGGATGGGTGACTGAACGTTACTTCAGATCCGACGAGCTCAAACTACACGGGAAAATTGACCTGATTGAATCTGACAGTGAGGTTCTTACCCCAGTCGAGCGGAAGCGTTCCGAAAGTGGGCAATACTATCCGAGCGACGAGGTGCAACTCACAGGATACTGCATGTTACTCGAGGATGCACTCGACGAACCGGTGAATGTTGGCTACATTTACCTTTATTCGACCGATACCCGACACGCGATTAGGATCAAAGAACGGCATAGAGAAACAGTTCGTAAGATCGTGTCGAGAATTACAGAGATGACTGTTAATTCCCTTCCCCCATTCACCGACAATCCAAAAAAGTGCGAAGCCTGCTCAGCACGCCAGTACTGCATGCCATACGAAACAGCGCTACTCGAACCCGAGAAAGCCCAAGGGACTGGCTGGGAGGACCGCGTATGA
- the cas1 gene encoding CRISPR-associated endonuclease Cas1 yields MKSAEGMFDESIVYVTRQGAQIRTGEGRIIVFDVTLDEDDDSDPELASYPIEKVDTINVFGGVNFTTPFIKTANESGIVLNYFSTNGKYRGSYRPTKNTIAEIRRAQYGLSRQEELEIAKSMISGKIRNARTLLSRKGVHGTDVLRDLGVRATKAMTKDALRGTEGEAAERYFSRLDETLIDGWTFEKRTTRPPEDHINSLLSLTYVFVKNEVLGALYQYNLDPFLGVLHADRHGRPSLALDLQEEFRPIFCDAFVTRLINRGVITHDDFNKDNRLADDAFKTYLGKFDEYMQEEFTHPYFEYNVSRRKAIRQQAILLRKAITGELDGYHPLTFDR; encoded by the coding sequence ATGAAGTCTGCGGAGGGAATGTTCGATGAATCGATCGTCTACGTGACGAGGCAGGGTGCTCAGATCCGGACCGGCGAGGGACGAATCATAGTCTTCGACGTCACGCTAGACGAAGACGACGATAGTGATCCGGAGTTGGCCTCCTACCCAATCGAGAAGGTGGATACGATAAACGTCTTCGGCGGAGTCAACTTCACGACGCCTTTCATCAAGACGGCGAACGAGTCGGGGATCGTCCTCAACTACTTCAGCACGAACGGGAAGTATCGCGGAAGCTATCGTCCAACGAAGAACACGATCGCCGAAATTCGACGGGCACAGTACGGATTGTCGAGACAGGAGGAACTCGAAATCGCGAAGTCGATGATTTCCGGAAAGATCCGGAATGCTCGCACTCTCCTCTCTCGAAAGGGTGTTCACGGGACGGATGTTCTCAGAGATCTCGGAGTGCGCGCGACGAAAGCTATGACAAAAGACGCTCTCCGCGGGACGGAAGGCGAAGCTGCAGAGCGCTACTTCTCCCGACTGGACGAGACCCTTATTGACGGCTGGACGTTCGAAAAGCGGACGACACGCCCGCCGGAAGACCACATCAATTCGCTACTGTCACTTACCTACGTCTTCGTCAAGAACGAGGTGCTTGGCGCGCTCTATCAGTACAATCTTGATCCGTTCCTCGGCGTGTTACACGCCGATCGGCATGGCCGGCCCTCGCTCGCGCTCGACCTGCAAGAGGAGTTCCGGCCGATATTCTGTGATGCGTTCGTTACGCGGCTGATCAACCGCGGTGTGATAACACACGATGACTTCAACAAGGACAATCGATTGGCCGATGACGCGTTCAAGACGTACCTTGGAAAATTCGACGAGTACATGCAAGAGGAGTTCACACACCCATATTTCGAGTACAACGTCTCGAGGCGGAAGGCAATTCGTCAGCAGGCGATCTTACTTCGAAAAGCAATCACTGGTGAACTCGATGGATACCATCCTTTGACATTCGATCGATAA
- the cas2 gene encoding CRISPR-associated endonuclease Cas2: MRLVITYDISDDKNRRRIYRTLQRYGAWRQYSVFEVNVSKTERVELEDELKKHVEESDDDRIRIYRLCQSCQGDVTDIGAGPPDEQSNIV; this comes from the coding sequence ATGCGTCTCGTCATTACGTACGACATCAGCGACGACAAGAATCGGCGTCGAATCTATCGAACACTCCAGCGATACGGGGCCTGGCGACAGTACAGCGTATTCGAGGTCAACGTCTCGAAAACGGAACGCGTCGAACTGGAAGATGAGTTGAAAAAACACGTCGAAGAATCCGATGACGATCGAATCAGAATCTACCGTCTTTGTCAGTCGTGCCAGGGTGACGTGACCGATATCGGTGCAGGACCACCAGACGAACAGTCCAACATTGTGTAG